The following are encoded together in the Thermomonas brevis genome:
- the rplJ gene encoding 50S ribosomal protein L10, which translates to MALNLSQKQDVVAQVAEVAASAHSLIAAEYAGTTVSQMTAMRKKARETGVFLKVVKNTLAARAVTGTEYEVAKDSLVGPLLYAFSTEEPGAAGRLIKEFAKGNDKLQPKVVVVGGQQYPASHVEVLASLPTRDQALAMLARVLAEPAAMFARAVKAVADKQGGGEAPAEAEAQAEPA; encoded by the coding sequence ATGGCTCTCAATCTGTCCCAGAAACAGGACGTCGTCGCACAGGTGGCCGAAGTGGCTGCTTCGGCGCACTCCCTGATCGCGGCCGAGTACGCCGGCACCACGGTCTCGCAGATGACCGCGATGCGCAAGAAGGCCCGCGAGACGGGCGTGTTCCTGAAGGTTGTCAAGAACACGCTGGCCGCGCGCGCTGTCACCGGCACCGAGTACGAAGTGGCGAAGGATTCCCTCGTGGGTCCGCTGCTGTACGCGTTCTCGACCGAGGAACCCGGCGCTGCCGGTCGCCTGATCAAGGAATTCGCCAAGGGCAACGACAAGCTCCAGCCCAAGGTCGTCGTCGTCGGTGGCCAGCAGTACCCGGCCAGCCACGTCGAAGTGTTGGCCTCGCTGCCGACCCGCGATCAGGCGCTCGCCATGCTGGCTCGCGTGCTGGCCGAACCGGCGGCGATGTTCGCCCGTGCGGTCAAGGCCGTGGCCGACAAGCAGGGCGGCGGCGAAGCCCCGGCGGAAGCCGAGGCGCAGGCCGAACCGGCCTGA
- the rpoC gene encoding DNA-directed RNA polymerase subunit beta' translates to MKDLLNLFNQQRQTLDFDAIKIALASPDLIRSWSYGEVKKPETINYRTFKPERDGLFCAAIFGPIKDYECLCGKYKRMKHRGVVCEKCGTEVTLAKVRRERMGHIDLASPVAHIWFLKSLPSRIGLMLDMTLRDIERILYFEAFVVTEPGLTPMERGQLLTEEQFLQARQEHGEDFDAAMGAEAVYDLLRTIDLQSEMVQLKEEIASTGSETKLKRLTKRIKLIEAFVESGNRPEWMVMTVLPVLPPDLRPLVPLDGGRFATSDLNDLYRRVINRNNRLRRLLELNAPDIIVRNEKRMLQESVDALMDNGRRGRAITGTNKRPLKSLADMIKGKQGRFRQNLLGKRVDYSGRSVIVVGPYLKLHQCGLPKKMALELFKPFIFAKLQLRGLATTIKAAKKLVEREEAEVWDILEEVIREHPVLLNRAPTLHRLGIQAFEPVLIEGKAIQLHPLVCTAFNADFDGDQMAVHVPLSLEAQLEARALMMASNNILSPANGEPIIVPSQDVVLGLYYMTRALENKAGEGMVFANIAEVKRAYDNRVVQLHAKCKVRITETVVAEDGSRSQQTSIVDTTVGRALLREILPEGLPFALANTELTKKNISRLINSCYRMLGLKDTVVFADKLMYTGFAYATRAGVSIGIDDMVIPNEKKGILDEAEAEVLEIQQQYQSGLVTGGERYNKVVDIWSRTNERVAKAMMDTIGTEKVVNAKGETIDQKSMNSIYIMADSGARGSQAQIRQLAGMRGLMAKPDGSIIETPITSNFREGLNVQQYFISTHGARKGLADTALKTANSGYLTRRLVDVAQDVVITETDCGTLNGLTLTPIVEGGDVVEPLKDRVLGRIVAEDVFLPGNDEDPFITRNTLIDEQWAIKLEEAGVQVIKVRSTITCMAPFGVCAHCYGRDLGRGHLVNHGEAVGVVAAQSIGEPGTQLTMRTFHIGGAASRAAAIDNVTVKTTGSVKFNNLKFVKHADGHLVAVSRSGELSVLDNHGRERERYKLPYGATLQVQDGGEVKAGQTVANWDPHNHPIVSEVAGFVRFVDFVDGVTVIEKLDELTGLASREITDPKRRGSQGKDLRPLVRIVDKDGKDLNIPGTDLPAQYLLPPRSVVNLQHGAAVGVGDVVAKIPQEASKTRDITGGLPRVADLFEARKPKDPAILAERSGVISFGKDTKGKQRLIIKGPDGEEHEELIPKYRQIIVFEGEHVEKGETVVDGEPSPQDILRLKGVEELAAYLVKEIQDVYRLQGVKINDKHIEVIIRQMLRKVEIVDQGDSKFLNGEQVERQRAIEENDRLSRKNEILAKVEPVLLGITKASLATESFISSASFQETTRVLTEAAVRGTRDTLRGLKENVIVGRLIPAGTGLAYHSQRRKNASGLTEAEMATLAGEPAEAESAAE, encoded by the coding sequence ATGAAAGATTTGCTCAACCTCTTCAACCAGCAGCGCCAGACGCTGGACTTCGACGCGATCAAGATCGCGCTGGCTTCGCCCGACCTGATCCGCTCGTGGTCGTACGGCGAAGTGAAGAAGCCGGAAACCATCAACTACCGTACCTTCAAGCCGGAGCGCGACGGCCTGTTCTGCGCCGCCATCTTCGGCCCGATCAAGGACTACGAGTGCCTGTGCGGCAAGTACAAGCGCATGAAGCACCGCGGCGTGGTCTGCGAGAAGTGCGGCACCGAAGTGACCCTGGCCAAGGTGCGCCGCGAGCGCATGGGCCACATCGACCTGGCCTCGCCGGTCGCGCACATCTGGTTCCTCAAGTCGCTGCCCTCGCGCATCGGCCTGATGCTGGACATGACCCTGCGCGACATCGAGCGCATCCTGTACTTCGAAGCGTTCGTCGTGACCGAGCCGGGCCTGACCCCGATGGAGCGCGGCCAGCTGCTGACCGAAGAACAGTTCCTGCAGGCGCGCCAGGAGCACGGCGAAGACTTCGACGCGGCGATGGGCGCGGAAGCCGTCTACGACCTGCTGCGCACGATCGACCTGCAGAGCGAGATGGTGCAGCTGAAGGAGGAGATCGCCTCCACCGGCAGCGAGACCAAGCTCAAGCGCCTGACCAAGCGGATCAAGCTGATCGAGGCCTTCGTCGAATCCGGCAACCGCCCGGAGTGGATGGTCATGACCGTCCTGCCGGTGCTGCCGCCGGATCTGCGTCCGCTGGTCCCGCTGGATGGCGGCCGCTTCGCGACCTCCGACCTGAACGACCTGTACCGCCGCGTCATCAACCGCAACAACCGCCTGCGCCGCCTGCTGGAGCTCAACGCGCCCGACATCATCGTGCGCAACGAGAAGCGCATGCTGCAGGAATCCGTTGACGCCCTGATGGACAACGGCCGCCGCGGTCGCGCCATCACCGGCACCAACAAGCGCCCGCTGAAGTCGCTGGCCGACATGATCAAGGGCAAGCAGGGCCGCTTCCGCCAGAACCTGCTCGGCAAGCGCGTGGACTACTCCGGCCGTTCGGTCATCGTGGTCGGCCCGTACCTCAAGCTGCACCAGTGCGGCCTGCCGAAGAAGATGGCGCTGGAGCTGTTCAAGCCCTTCATCTTCGCCAAGCTGCAGCTGCGCGGCCTCGCCACCACCATCAAGGCGGCGAAGAAGCTGGTCGAGCGCGAAGAGGCCGAGGTGTGGGACATCCTCGAAGAGGTGATCCGCGAGCATCCGGTGCTGCTGAACCGCGCCCCGACCCTGCACCGCCTCGGCATCCAGGCGTTCGAGCCGGTGCTGATCGAAGGCAAGGCGATCCAGCTGCATCCGCTGGTCTGCACCGCGTTCAACGCCGACTTCGACGGCGACCAGATGGCCGTGCACGTGCCGCTGTCGCTGGAAGCGCAGCTGGAAGCGCGCGCGCTGATGATGGCGTCCAACAACATCCTGTCGCCGGCCAACGGCGAGCCGATCATCGTGCCGTCGCAGGACGTGGTGCTGGGCTTGTACTACATGACCCGCGCGCTGGAGAACAAGGCGGGCGAGGGCATGGTGTTCGCCAACATCGCCGAGGTGAAGCGCGCCTACGACAACCGCGTGGTGCAACTGCACGCCAAGTGCAAGGTGCGCATCACCGAGACCGTGGTGGCCGAGGATGGCAGCCGCAGCCAGCAGACCTCGATCGTGGACACCACGGTCGGTCGCGCGTTGCTGCGCGAGATCCTGCCGGAAGGTCTGCCGTTCGCGCTGGCCAACACCGAGCTGACCAAGAAGAACATCAGCCGCCTGATCAACAGCTGCTACCGCATGCTGGGCCTGAAGGACACGGTGGTGTTCGCCGACAAGCTGATGTACACCGGCTTCGCCTACGCGACCCGCGCCGGCGTGTCGATCGGCATCGACGACATGGTCATCCCGAACGAGAAGAAGGGCATCCTCGACGAGGCCGAAGCCGAAGTGCTGGAAATCCAGCAGCAGTACCAGAGCGGCCTGGTCACCGGCGGCGAGCGCTACAACAAGGTCGTGGACATCTGGTCGCGCACCAACGAGCGCGTGGCCAAGGCGATGATGGACACCATCGGCACCGAGAAGGTGGTCAATGCCAAGGGCGAGACCATCGACCAGAAGTCGATGAACTCGATCTACATCATGGCCGACTCCGGCGCGCGTGGTTCGCAGGCGCAGATCCGTCAGCTCGCCGGCATGCGCGGCCTGATGGCGAAGCCGGACGGCTCGATCATCGAAACGCCGATCACCTCGAACTTCCGCGAAGGCCTGAACGTCCAGCAGTACTTCATCTCGACCCACGGTGCCCGCAAGGGCCTCGCGGATACCGCGCTGAAGACCGCGAACTCCGGCTACCTCACCCGCCGTCTGGTGGACGTGGCGCAGGACGTGGTCATCACCGAGACCGACTGCGGCACGCTCAACGGCCTGACCCTGACGCCTATCGTGGAAGGCGGCGACGTGGTCGAGCCGCTGAAGGATCGCGTGCTGGGCCGCATCGTGGCCGAGGACGTGTTCCTGCCGGGCAACGACGAAGATCCGTTCATCACCCGCAACACCCTGATCGACGAACAGTGGGCGATCAAGCTGGAAGAAGCGGGCGTGCAGGTCATCAAGGTGCGCAGCACCATCACCTGCATGGCGCCGTTCGGCGTGTGCGCGCACTGCTACGGCCGCGACCTCGGCCGTGGTCACCTGGTCAACCACGGTGAAGCCGTGGGCGTGGTCGCCGCGCAGTCGATCGGCGAGCCGGGCACGCAGCTGACGATGCGCACCTTCCACATCGGCGGTGCGGCGTCGCGTGCGGCGGCCATCGACAACGTGACGGTCAAGACCACCGGCTCGGTCAAGTTCAACAACCTGAAGTTCGTCAAGCACGCCGACGGCCATCTGGTCGCGGTGTCGCGTTCCGGCGAACTGTCGGTGCTGGACAACCACGGCCGCGAGCGCGAGCGCTACAAGCTGCCCTACGGCGCCACCCTGCAGGTGCAGGACGGCGGCGAAGTGAAGGCCGGCCAGACCGTCGCCAACTGGGATCCGCACAACCACCCGATCGTCTCGGAAGTGGCCGGTTTCGTGCGCTTCGTCGATTTCGTCGACGGCGTCACCGTGATCGAGAAGCTGGACGAACTGACCGGCCTCGCCTCGCGCGAAATCACCGATCCGAAGCGTCGTGGCTCGCAGGGCAAGGACCTGCGTCCGCTGGTGCGCATCGTGGACAAGGACGGCAAGGATCTGAACATCCCCGGCACCGACCTGCCGGCGCAGTACCTGCTGCCGCCGCGCTCGGTGGTCAACCTGCAGCACGGCGCCGCCGTGGGCGTGGGCGACGTGGTCGCGAAGATCCCGCAGGAAGCCTCCAAGACCCGCGACATCACCGGCGGTCTGCCGCGCGTGGCCGACCTGTTCGAAGCGCGCAAGCCGAAGGACCCGGCGATCCTCGCCGAGCGTTCGGGCGTGATCTCGTTCGGCAAGGACACCAAGGGCAAGCAGCGCCTGATCATCAAGGGGCCGGACGGCGAGGAGCACGAGGAGCTGATCCCGAAGTACCGCCAGATCATCGTGTTCGAAGGCGAGCACGTGGAGAAGGGCGAGACCGTGGTGGACGGCGAGCCGAGCCCGCAGGACATCCTGCGCCTGAAGGGCGTCGAGGAGCTGGCCGCTTATCTGGTCAAGGAAATCCAGGACGTCTACCGCCTGCAGGGCGTGAAGATCAACGACAAGCACATCGAGGTGATCATCCGCCAGATGCTGCGCAAGGTCGAAATCGTCGATCAGGGCGACTCGAAGTTCCTCAACGGCGAGCAGGTCGAGCGCCAGCGCGCCATCGAGGAAAACGATCGCCTGTCGCGCAAGAACGAAATCCTAGCGAAGGTCGAACCGGTACTGCTCGGCATCACCAAGGCTTCGCTTGCGACCGAGTCGTTCATCTCGTCCGCGTCCTTCCAGGAAACCACTCGCGTGCTGACCGAGGCTGCCGTCCGCGGCACCCGCGACACCCTGCGCGGCCTGAAGGAGAACGTGATCGTCGGCCGCCTGATCCCGGCGGGCACCGGTCTGGCCTACCACAGCCAGCGCCGCAAGAACGCTTCGGGCCTGACCGAGGCGGAAATGGCAACGCTGGCCGGCGAGCCGGCCGAGGCCGAATCCGCCGCGGAGTAA
- the rplL gene encoding 50S ribosomal protein L7/L12, whose product MSLTNEQIVDAIAAKSLMEVMELVKAIEDKFGVSAAAPVMAVAAAGPAAAVEEQTEFNVILKTAGDKKVEVIKAVRAITGLGLKEAKDLTEAGGTVKEGVSKEDAEKMKKDLEAAGATVEVK is encoded by the coding sequence ATGTCCCTGACCAACGAGCAGATCGTCGATGCCATCGCCGCCAAGTCGCTGATGGAAGTGATGGAGCTGGTGAAGGCCATCGAAGACAAGTTCGGCGTTTCCGCCGCCGCCCCGGTGATGGCTGTCGCCGCTGCCGGCCCGGCCGCCGCCGTCGAAGAGCAGACCGAGTTCAACGTCATCCTGAAGACCGCCGGCGACAAGAAGGTCGAAGTGATCAAGGCCGTCCGCGCGATCACCGGCCTGGGCCTGAAGGAAGCCAAGGACCTCACCGAGGCCGGCGGCACCGTGAAGGAAGGCGTGTCGAAGGAAGACGCCGAGAAGATGAAGAAGGATCTCGAGGCCGCTGGCGCGACCGTCGAAGTCAAGTAA
- the rpsL gene encoding 30S ribosomal protein S12 — protein MATINQLVRKPRSPETYKSTSPALANCPQRRGVCTRVYTTTPKKPNSALRKVAKVRLTNGYEVISYIGGEGHNLQEHSVVLIRGGRVKDLPGVRYHTVRGSLDAAGVAKRKQARSKYGAKRPKS, from the coding sequence ATGGCAACGATCAACCAGCTGGTGCGCAAGCCGCGCAGCCCGGAAACCTACAAGAGCACCTCGCCCGCGCTGGCCAACTGCCCGCAGCGTCGCGGCGTGTGCACCCGCGTGTACACCACCACCCCGAAGAAGCCGAACTCGGCCCTGCGCAAGGTGGCCAAGGTGCGCCTGACCAACGGCTACGAGGTCATCTCGTACATCGGCGGCGAAGGTCACAACCTGCAGGAGCACAGCGTGGTGCTGATCCGCGGCGGCCGCGTCAAGGACCTGCCGGGCGTGCGCTACCACACCGTGCGCGGTTCGCTGGACGCCGCCGGCGTCGCCAAGCGCAAGCAGGCGCGCTCCAAGTACGGCGCCAAGCGTCCGAAGTCCTAA
- the rpsG gene encoding 30S ribosomal protein S7, whose amino-acid sequence MSRKGNTPQRSVLPDPKHGSETIARFINMVMQSGKKSVAEKIVYGAMDVIGEKNPNALELVEKALGNVSPSVEVKSRRVGGATYQVPVEVRASRRMALAMRWLIESARKRGENSMPRKLAGELMDASENRGGAIKKREETHRMADANKAFAHYRW is encoded by the coding sequence ATGTCCCGTAAAGGCAATACTCCGCAGCGTTCGGTGCTGCCGGACCCGAAGCACGGAAGCGAAACCATCGCCCGCTTCATCAACATGGTCATGCAGAGCGGCAAGAAGTCGGTCGCCGAAAAGATCGTCTACGGCGCGATGGACGTGATCGGCGAGAAGAATCCGAACGCCCTCGAGCTGGTCGAGAAGGCGCTGGGCAACGTGTCCCCGTCGGTCGAGGTGAAGTCCCGCCGCGTCGGCGGCGCCACCTACCAGGTGCCGGTCGAAGTGCGCGCTTCCCGCCGCATGGCGCTGGCGATGCGTTGGCTGATCGAATCCGCCCGCAAGCGCGGCGAGAACTCGATGCCGCGCAAGCTGGCCGGCGAGCTGATGGACGCTTCCGAAAACCGCGGCGGCGCGATCAAGAAGCGCGAAGAAACCCACCGCATGGCCGACGCCAACAAGGCGTTCGCCCACTACCGCTGGTAA
- the rpoB gene encoding DNA-directed RNA polymerase subunit beta: MTTAKQYSFTEKKRIRKDFGKRRSILEVPYLLAIQVDSYREFLQEHVEPSKRSDHGLHAALKSVFPISSYSGNAALEYVGYKLGEPAFDERECRTRGLSYGAPLRVTVRLVIYDRESSTKAIKYVKEQEVYMGEIPLMTDNGTFIVNGTERVIVSQLHRSPGVFFDHDRGKTHSSGKLLFSARVIPYRGSWLDFEFDPKDALFTRIDRRRKLPVSVLLRALGYNNEEMLNEFFDINTFHIEAEGVQLELVPERLRGETLDFDLADGDKVIVEAGKRITARHVKQLEAAGVAALAVPDDYILGRILSHDVIDPATGELLATANDEISVDTLEKLRKAGIASVGTLWVNDLDRGPYLSNTLRIDGTKTQLEALVEIYRMMRPGEPPTKDAAQNLFHNLFFTFERYDLSTVGRMKFNRRLGRKEVTGAPVLFDSKYFADRKDEESVRLRNEVGGGSDILDVIRVLCEIRNGRGTVDDIDHLGNRRVRSVGEMAENVFRVGLVRVERAVKERLSMAESEGLTPQELINAKPVAAAIKEFFGSSQLSQFMDQNNPLSEVTHKRRVSALGPGGLTRERAGFEVRDVHPTHYGRVCTIETPEGPNIGLINSLAVFARTNKYGFLETPYRKVVDGRVTDDVEYLSAIEENEYVIAQANAPRDAKGNITAQFVACRFQGENLLKPPSEIHFMDVSPMQTVSVAAALVPFLEHDDANRALMGANMQRQAVPTLRAQKPLVGTGIERALARDSGVTVNALRGGVVEQIDAARIVVKANESEISGEHDAGVDIYSLVKYTRSNQNTCINQRPLVNVGDVVARGDVLADGPSTDIGELALGQNMLIAFMPWNGYNFEDSILLSERVVEEDRYTTIHIEELTVQARDTKLGPEEISADIPNVSEQALNRLDESGVVYIGAEVRAGDILVGKVTPKGESQLTPEEKLLRAIFGEKASDVKDSSLRVPPGMDGVVIDVQVFTRDGIEKDKRARQIEENEIKRVKKDFDDQFRILETAIYARLREQLLGKVANGGPGVKKGDTVSSLVLDGIKKSDWLQLRMKDDDAADAIERAAKQLDVHQKEFEKRFNDKRGKITQGDDLAPGVLKMVKVFLAVKRRIQPGDKMAGRHGNKGVVSKIVPVEDMPYMADGQTVDIVLNPLGVPSRMNIGQVLEVHLGWAAKGLGQKIQRMLDAQAKVAELRKFLGEIYNHDSKTHIERVDLAQFSDAELIAMAKNLADGVPMATPVFDGATEAEIKTMLKLAELPESGQAQLYDGRTGEAFDRQTTVGYMHMLKLNHLVDDKMHARSTGPYSLVTQQPLGGKAQFGGQRFGEMEVWALEAYGAAYTLQEMLTVKSDDVQGRNQMYKNIVDGEHEMVAGMPESFNVLVKEIRSLAINMELEEH, encoded by the coding sequence ATGACCACCGCCAAACAGTATTCGTTCACCGAGAAGAAGCGCATCCGCAAGGACTTCGGCAAGCGCCGTTCGATCCTGGAAGTGCCGTACCTGCTCGCCATCCAGGTCGATTCCTACCGCGAGTTCCTGCAGGAGCACGTCGAGCCGTCCAAGCGCTCCGACCACGGCCTGCACGCCGCGCTGAAGTCGGTGTTCCCGATCTCCAGCTACAGCGGCAACGCCGCGCTGGAATACGTGGGCTACAAGCTGGGCGAGCCGGCCTTCGACGAACGCGAATGCCGCACCCGCGGCCTGTCCTATGGCGCCCCGCTGCGCGTCACCGTGCGCCTGGTGATCTACGACCGCGAGTCGAGCACCAAGGCGATCAAGTACGTGAAGGAGCAGGAGGTCTACATGGGCGAAATCCCGCTCATGACCGACAACGGCACCTTCATCGTCAACGGCACCGAGCGCGTCATCGTCTCCCAGCTGCACCGCTCGCCGGGCGTGTTCTTCGACCACGACCGCGGCAAGACCCACAGCTCGGGCAAGCTGCTGTTCTCCGCCCGCGTCATCCCGTATCGCGGCTCGTGGCTGGACTTCGAGTTCGACCCGAAGGACGCGCTGTTCACCCGCATCGACCGCCGCCGCAAGCTGCCGGTCAGCGTGCTGCTGCGCGCGCTGGGCTACAACAACGAAGAGATGTTGAACGAGTTCTTCGACATCAACACCTTCCACATCGAAGCCGAAGGCGTGCAGCTGGAGCTGGTGCCCGAGCGCCTGCGCGGCGAAACGCTGGACTTCGACCTGGCCGACGGCGACAAGGTCATCGTCGAAGCCGGCAAGCGCATCACCGCGCGCCACGTCAAGCAGCTTGAGGCCGCCGGCGTCGCCGCGCTGGCCGTGCCGGACGACTATATCCTCGGCCGCATCCTCTCGCACGACGTGATCGACCCGGCCACCGGCGAACTGCTGGCGACCGCGAACGACGAAATCAGCGTCGACACGTTGGAGAAGCTGCGCAAGGCCGGCATCGCCAGCGTCGGCACCCTGTGGGTGAACGACCTCGACCGCGGCCCGTACCTGTCCAACACCCTGCGCATCGACGGCACCAAGACCCAGCTGGAAGCGCTGGTCGAGATCTACCGGATGATGCGTCCGGGCGAGCCGCCGACCAAGGACGCCGCGCAGAACCTGTTCCACAACCTGTTCTTCACCTTCGAGCGCTACGACCTGTCCACGGTCGGCCGCATGAAGTTCAACCGCCGCCTCGGCCGCAAGGAAGTCACCGGCGCGCCGGTGCTGTTCGACTCCAAGTACTTCGCCGACCGCAAGGACGAGGAGTCCGTGCGCCTGCGCAACGAAGTGGGTGGCGGTTCCGACATCCTCGACGTGATCCGCGTGCTGTGCGAAATCCGCAACGGCCGCGGCACCGTCGATGACATCGACCACTTGGGCAACCGCCGCGTGCGTTCGGTCGGCGAAATGGCCGAGAACGTGTTCCGCGTCGGCCTGGTCCGCGTCGAGCGCGCCGTGAAGGAACGCCTGTCGATGGCCGAGTCCGAGGGCCTGACCCCGCAGGAACTCATCAACGCCAAGCCGGTCGCCGCTGCCATCAAGGAGTTCTTCGGCTCCTCGCAGCTGTCGCAGTTCATGGACCAGAACAACCCGCTGTCGGAAGTGACGCACAAGCGCCGCGTCTCGGCGCTGGGCCCGGGCGGCCTGACCCGCGAGCGCGCCGGCTTCGAAGTGCGCGACGTGCATCCGACCCACTACGGCCGCGTCTGCACCATCGAGACGCCGGAAGGCCCGAACATCGGCCTGATCAACTCGCTGGCGGTGTTCGCCCGCACCAACAAGTACGGCTTCCTCGAAACCCCGTACCGCAAGGTGGTGGACGGCCGTGTCACCGACGACGTCGAATACCTGTCGGCGATCGAGGAAAACGAGTACGTCATCGCGCAGGCCAACGCTCCGCGCGACGCCAAGGGCAACATCACCGCGCAGTTCGTGGCCTGCCGCTTCCAGGGCGAAAACCTGCTGAAGCCGCCGAGCGAAATCCACTTCATGGACGTCTCGCCGATGCAGACCGTGTCGGTGGCGGCGGCGCTGGTGCCGTTCCTGGAGCACGACGACGCCAACCGCGCGCTGATGGGCGCGAACATGCAGCGCCAGGCCGTGCCGACCCTGCGTGCGCAGAAGCCGCTGGTGGGCACCGGCATCGAGCGCGCGCTGGCGCGCGACTCCGGCGTGACCGTGAACGCGCTGCGCGGCGGCGTGGTCGAGCAGATCGACGCGGCGCGCATCGTGGTCAAGGCCAACGAGAGCGAGATCTCAGGCGAGCACGATGCCGGCGTCGACATCTACTCGCTGGTCAAGTACACCCGCAGCAACCAGAACACCTGCATCAATCAGCGTCCGCTGGTGAACGTGGGTGACGTGGTGGCGCGCGGCGACGTGCTGGCCGACGGCCCGTCCACCGACATCGGCGAACTGGCGCTGGGCCAGAACATGCTGATCGCGTTCATGCCGTGGAACGGCTACAACTTCGAAGACTCGATCCTGCTCTCCGAGCGCGTGGTCGAAGAGGATCGCTACACCACGATCCACATCGAAGAACTGACCGTGCAGGCCCGCGACACCAAGCTGGGGCCGGAGGAAATCTCCGCCGACATCCCGAACGTCTCCGAGCAGGCGCTGAACCGCCTCGACGAGTCCGGCGTGGTGTACATCGGCGCCGAAGTGCGCGCCGGCGACATCCTGGTCGGCAAGGTCACGCCGAAGGGCGAGAGCCAGCTGACCCCGGAAGAGAAGCTGCTGCGGGCGATCTTCGGCGAGAAGGCCAGCGACGTGAAGGACAGCTCGCTGCGCGTGCCCCCGGGCATGGACGGCGTGGTCATCGACGTGCAGGTGTTCACCCGCGACGGCATCGAGAAGGACAAGCGCGCGCGCCAGATCGAGGAAAACGAGATCAAGCGCGTCAAGAAGGACTTCGACGACCAGTTCCGCATCCTCGAAACCGCGATCTACGCGCGCCTGCGCGAGCAGCTGCTCGGCAAGGTCGCCAACGGCGGCCCGGGCGTGAAGAAGGGCGATACCGTGTCCTCGCTGGTGCTGGACGGCATCAAGAAGTCCGACTGGCTGCAGCTGCGCATGAAGGACGACGACGCGGCCGACGCGATCGAGCGCGCCGCCAAGCAGCTCGACGTGCACCAGAAGGAGTTCGAGAAGCGCTTCAACGACAAGCGCGGCAAGATCACCCAGGGCGACGACCTCGCGCCGGGCGTGCTGAAGATGGTCAAGGTGTTCCTCGCCGTCAAGCGCCGCATCCAGCCGGGCGACAAGATGGCCGGCCGCCACGGCAACAAGGGCGTGGTGTCGAAGATCGTGCCGGTCGAGGACATGCCGTACATGGCCGACGGCCAGACCGTGGACATCGTGCTGAACCCGCTGGGCGTGCCGTCTCGTATGAACATCGGCCAGGTGCTGGAAGTGCATCTGGGCTGGGCCGCCAAGGGCCTGGGCCAGAAGATCCAGCGCATGCTCGATGCGCAGGCCAAGGTGGCCGAGCTGCGCAAGTTCCTCGGCGAGATCTACAACCACGACAGCAAGACCCACATCGAGCGCGTGGACCTGGCCCAGTTCAGCGACGCCGAGCTGATCGCGATGGCGAAGAACCTGGCCGACGGCGTGCCGATGGCCACCCCGGTGTTCGACGGCGCGACCGAAGCCGAGATCAAGACCATGCTGAAGCTGGCCGAGCTGCCGGAGTCGGGCCAGGCCCAGCTGTACGACGGTCGCACCGGCGAGGCGTTCGACCGCCAGACCACGGTCGGCTACATGCACATGCTGAAGCTGAACCACCTGGTCGACGACAAGATGCACGCGCGTTCGACCGGTCCGTACTCGCTCGTCACCCAGCAGCCGCTGGGCGGCAAGGCGCAGTTCGGCGGCCAGCGCTTCGGCGAAATGGAAGTCTGGGCGCTGGAAGCCTACGGCGCGGCCTACACCCTGCAGGAAATGCTGACGGTGAAGTCCGACGACGTGCAGGGCCGCAACCAGATGTACAAGAACATCGTCGATGGCGAGCACGAGATGGTCGCGGGCATGCCGGAATCCTTCAACGTCCTCGTGAAGGAAATCCGCAGCCTGGCCATCAACATGGAACTCGAGGAGCACTGA